The sequence AATTGGTAGCCGATGGTGAACGCCTGAAACTGAAAGGATAACTGAAGATTGTTGCAGCGGCGCTAAGGTCGCCGCTGCAACGCCTGCGTCGACTCATCGCGCAGCCGAACGCAGGCCGGATTGAAGAAGGCCGCCGTTCCAATTTGACTGCAGTCGGACTTCAATATGGCATCGTAGCAGAGGACGCTCCAGGCGCGGATACTCTCTGTCTGGTAGCGCATCTTTTGATCGATATTCTCCAGCGCTGCGTCGCGGCATCCTTCTACAGTCATAGCCGTCCGGTAGCGTGCGGGAATTGTAAATGTCAGTTTTGCATAGCATTGGAGCATCTTTGCGCAAACCCGTGGCGTGACGGCGCGCAGGTACGCAGGGTAATCGAGCGGCGACGGCAAAGGCGGCGGCTGGCGGCAACCAGCGCACAGGCCTATGGCCAGGGCGAGTGCGACGACAGGCGGTCTGATCCGGTTCGCAGAGATCATTGGAAGTACTCCTGCAGCAGCGCGCCAAGGCCATTGCGCTCTTCGCCGCTGCAACCCAGCGCGGCAAGATCCTGACAACGCTCGCGGCCGCGCAATTGTTGATACATTTGCAGCGTCATCTGAAGCATTTCTCTGGTGCTGACCAGGGAAATGTCCTCGGTATCGAGTCGAGGATCCCTCAAGTTAGGCATGAGGTCGAGGATCGCTCTACGCTGCATGTAATCGACCAGCAGACCCGACCAGTGCCGGCGGTAGCCTTTGCAATACCAAAGCTGCATTCGCAGAACGACGCCTTCCGGCTGGATTGAGATCTCCAGTGGCGGCAAGTCGCGAACTTCGCGAAACATGTACTTCAATATGGGCGGAAAAAAGGCATGGCTCTTGTAGCGCGGATCTTCATCAATATGAAAGACGATGTAGTTTTCTCCTGCAACTGGTTGCGTCCAAAAACTGTACTGCGTCTTTTGCAGAATACTAAGCGCCGGCGTAAAGACGCGCTGCCGTCGATACCAGGAGGCAATGGCGGCATCCTGATAGCGATTGGATGCAATCCTGGCGCCACTGTCCACTGCTTGCGCCCTTTCTTCCAGCGCGGCTATCGCCAGGGGATAGGCCTGCAGCTGCAGCGCTGGCAAAAGGACAGGCGCTTTGCCGGCGAGACTGCGGATCAGCGGTAGCGATGCCAGAGCAAAAGTATCCAGCAACAGCGCCGGCAGAAGGCCGCTGACCAATACAATTTTGCTGCTCCGCGCTCCGCTGGCGCCGGTCCGCGGAAGACGAGCCGCAAGCAGGATGCAGAATCCGGGGTAGGCGGCAAATGCCCAATTGGCCTGGACGCTGCGTGTCAGCGACAGAGCAGCAAAGAAAAGAAAATATCCAGCGGACAGAAATCCGATCCAGCGCAGCGCCGGCGTCGCCTGGACATCCGCCGTTTCGAGCTGCGCACTGCCGGCAGACCTTCGGAAGGTCTTCCCTACAAGCTGCCAGAGAGGGCGCAATGCCAGAAATGCTAACAGCAAAAGCCAGAGCGGCGAAAAGGCTGCCAGCTGTCCCAGCAGAAATTGATCAATGGCGCCGCGCCCGCCGCTTGCGCCGGAGGAACGCAGATTCAAGATCGCCCCGACCCCATCCCATTCGTTTAGCGCATTCCAATATAGGATCGGCGAAACAAGTAACAGACAGAGCAAGACCCCCAGCCAGAAATCCCAGCGCGCCAGCAGCCTCCAGCGGGCGCGCGCAACGAAGATCCACACTGCAAATGCCAGCGCGAACAGTAGCATGGTGTGCTTGGAGAGGGCGCCCAGACCGACAAAGACAAACATCGCAATCAGACTCAGGCGCCCGCCCCCGGAAAAAAAGCGCACGCTGAAGTAGCTTGCCGCGCTCCAGGCAAGCAAGTAGGCGGTGTCATGGACAATGAAAAGCGCGCCGCCAAAAAAGCCTGGCGCCAGTACGATCAATGCAAAGGCCAGTGCAGCGCGCTGCATTGTCAGGCCGGCCGCCACAGCAGTTTCAAAGACCAGAATGCTGCAGACAATCGCCGCAATCGACGCTGCAAGCTTCAGGGCAAATTGGCTATCGCCAAAGAGTAGCGTAAAAGTTCGGATATAGAATGCAATTCCGGGCCCCTGATCAAAATAGGATGCAGAAAGATTACGGGACCATTCCCAGTAGTAGGCCTCATCTGGATGTAAGGGAAGGGATAGTGCATACGCCATTCGCAACGCGCCAAGCGCAATGGCCGCAACCCATACCGTTCCGCGCATGTGCCGCAGAAAAAACATCATTCCATCCTTTGTGGCATTAGAATTCAAACAATGTTTTTTCAGGAATTTGGTAAGTTCCATGAAGCTCATGACAGGAGAAAAAATTTGAAAGACGGGCGATTGCAGTCTGATTACTTTAATGTCATAGGGGGAGTTGTATCTGTCGGTGCAGCCGATGAACTCGACGAGTTGCAGCGCAAATACCTTGGGCAGGCCTTGCAGTCGCTCGGTGCACAGCGCAAGGGACCATTTTCACTCTTCGGAGAACGTATTGATGCGGCCTGGCGCTCAGACATCAAGTGGCGCCGGGTTGCAGAACTGATTGGCAGCTTCCATGATCTGGTCGTCTGCGACGTAGGCGCCAACAATGGCTACTATCTCTACTGCTTGGCGCAGGCCGGCGTAGCGTCGGCGCTTGGCCTGGAGATTGCGGCCCAACCGCTACAATTTTGGAACTTCGTTTCGAGCATTCACCAACCTTCCTGCATCTCGATGGAGGAGCAAGGCTACGAGCGCCTGGCGAGCCTGGACTCGACTTTCGACTTAATTCTATTGATGGGCATTCTGTATCATCATTCCGATCCAGTTCGCATCCTTCGACTCTGTCGCGACGCATTGCGTCCAGGCGGCCGATTGCTGGTCGAGACGATGAGCCTGCCCGGCGGCCTGGCAACCGGGCCGCTCCTGCTTTGCCCGCGCGCCCGTTTTGCGGGAATGCGCGGCGTCTGGCAGGTGCCCGCCGTGCAGGCCGTGCTGAACTGGCTGGAGCGGTGCGGCTTCCGAAAGGTATCGTGGCACGGGGAGTACGAATACATGGAAGAGCATCCCGGAATTGCCGCACTACCCGGACTCAGGCAGGGATTGAATGACGACTGCACTTTGACCATCGAGGGCTATCCAGCGCCTCGTCGGAGCTACTACACTGCATATCGTTAGCCGACTTGACGCTGACAGACGAAATCCTGACCTGTCCTTGGATCGTTGCGGCTCCGGAATTGTCATGGAAGTACTGAATTTCTATTCCTTTTATCCCCTCGAAGACCCGGCCGCCAGCGGCGCCGCCTGGCGAAGCGCGGCCGAAGGCAATGAGCTAACCGGCACTTTGCTCCTGGCTGCAGAGGGCCTCAATGTTTCGCTTTGCGGCTCGCACCAGAATCTGCTGCACGTGCTGAGCACAATTCGCGAAACTGCGCCAGTGGCCGATGGCGCGTTGAAGTGGCACCACGTTGAGCAATCGCCGTTTCGCAGACTGACTGTGAAGATCAAGGCGGAATTGATCAAAACCTCATGGCATGCAAATCCAGCGCTAAACAGCGGCGCCTACTTGCAGCCGATGGAAGTGCGCGCATTGCTGGACGACCCGAATACACTCTTTGTCGACATGCGCAATCGATACGAAAGCGCGATCGGCGCCTTTCGTGGCGCGCTGCGCATGCCCCTCGACGAATTTCACGAATTGCCACAAAAACTTGCTCTCCTCGATGCGTATCGGGACAAGCGCCTGGTAACCTACTGCACCGGAGGAATTCGCTGCGAGAAATCGACGCCGCTCTTGGTCGAGTCCGGTTTCAGCAAGGTATATCAAATTGAAGGCGGCATTTTACGCTACCTTGAGGAATGCGGGGGCGAGGGCTGGGAAGGCGAGTGCTTCGTTTTTGACGATCGCGTTAGCGTTGATGCACAACTGCGGCCTGGGGGCTACCAGTTCTGCTCCGCCTGCGGACAACCGGCCAGGCGCGGTCACTTGATCTGTGATAGCTGTTTGAGCCCTGCTACAGGCCCAACCGTTTAGACGCTGACCTCAAATTCGCGCAGGGCGGTCTCCAGACTGGTCTTTTGATCGGTGCTGTCAGAGCGCTTGCCAATGATCAATGCGCAACTGACGCCGTATTCTCCGGCTGGAAATCGCTTTGCCCTTGTGCCAGGGATGACCACTGAACGCGCGGGAACGCGACCGCGGTAAATCGTTTCCGTGGTTCCACTGACATCGATAATTTGCGTGGATGCCGTGAGCACTACGCTCGCGCCCAGCACGGCGCCTTCCTCTACCATCACACCTTCCACCACGATAGCTCGCGATCCAAGAAAGGCGTTGTCCTCAATAATGACCGGACGCCCCTGCGGCGGTTCCAGCACGCCGCCTATGCCAACGCCGCCGGATAGGTGCACGTTCTTTCCAATCTGGGCGCAGCTGCCAACCGTTGCCCAGGTATCGACCATGGTCCCGGAGGAAACATAGGCGCCGATGTTTACATAGCTGGGCATCAAGATGGCGCCCTTCTCAACGTGCGCGCCGTAGCGACAAACGGCCGGCGGCACGACTCGTAAGCCGCGTTCGCTGTGGTCGGCGCGCGGATCGATCTTATCATAGAAGCGCAGATCGCCGGCCTGATAGCTGCGCATCTGCTGAATGCCAAAGTAAAGTAAGATCGCCTTCTTGACCCAGGCCTGCACGGTCCAGTCGCCGGGGCCATTGCGCAGGGCGACGCGGATCCGTCCGTCGTTCAATAGCGAAATAACCTGGCGCACCGTGGCGCGCGCCAGATCGGAATCAAGCAGAGAGCGATTCTCATAAAAGCGGTCAATGCTTTCTTGAAGTTCAGAGTACTCGCCCATTGCAGCTCCTTACGCGCCAGCCGGCGTGTTCAATGCAGATACTCGACGCCTATCTTCAAGGCCTCCGCGTGCTGGCGCCAGGTTTCCTCCGGCGGCTGCCCGCGTAAAATTTCAAGAGTAATGGTTGGAATCAGCCGTTCCCAACCGGCATAGGTGCCCAGAGAACCGGGCGTCGGATAGCCAATGTCGCCTTTCGGCGGAAGCCCGTTGCGGGAGGACATCGCTATGGCCATCTCTTCCGATGGACCATTAAAGTTCACCATCGCATTCTCCCAGCTATGCAGGGATAGTACGCGCGTCGGCCGCAGGTCTGCTAGCAAGCGCACCAGGAGAACATTTTCCAGCTCGCTGCCGGGGCCCGGGCCAGGATAGTAACGAACATTTGTGAATGCAGCGCTCCAGTCGGCGGTAGGTAAGTTTCGATTCAGATCGACATTGCGCTCGTTGGTGCGACGATTTGCAGCGCAGCCATCGGGGTTAAGACGTGCAATCACGTACAGGCTGATCGTCGGGTCCAACTGCAGCGAGCCGATATCGAGCTCTCGAACAAAGCGCTCGGCCAGAAGATATCCTTC comes from Leptospirales bacterium and encodes:
- a CDS encoding glycosyltransferase family 39 protein; its protein translation is MSFMELTKFLKKHCLNSNATKDGMMFFLRHMRGTVWVAAIALGALRMAYALSLPLHPDEAYYWEWSRNLSASYFDQGPGIAFYIRTFTLLFGDSQFALKLAASIAAIVCSILVFETAVAAGLTMQRAALAFALIVLAPGFFGGALFIVHDTAYLLAWSAASYFSVRFFSGGGRLSLIAMFVFVGLGALSKHTMLLFALAFAVWIFVARARWRLLARWDFWLGVLLCLLLVSPILYWNALNEWDGVGAILNLRSSGASGGRGAIDQFLLGQLAAFSPLWLLLLAFLALRPLWQLVGKTFRRSAGSAQLETADVQATPALRWIGFLSAGYFLFFAALSLTRSVQANWAFAAYPGFCILLAARLPRTGASGARSSKIVLVSGLLPALLLDTFALASLPLIRSLAGKAPVLLPALQLQAYPLAIAALEERAQAVDSGARIASNRYQDAAIASWYRRQRVFTPALSILQKTQYSFWTQPVAGENYIVFHIDEDPRYKSHAFFPPILKYMFREVRDLPPLEISIQPEGVVLRMQLWYCKGYRRHWSGLLVDYMQRRAILDLMPNLRDPRLDTEDISLVSTREMLQMTLQMYQQLRGRERCQDLAALGCSGEERNGLGALLQEYFQ
- a CDS encoding DUF2817 domain-containing protein, whose translation is MSLPGSIGNGAEAALGRSYGDRQILLQRRGAGTRVVLLIGGVHGDEIEGYLLAERFVRELDIGSLQLDPTISLYVIARLNPDGCAANRRTNERNVDLNRNLPTADWSAAFTNVRYYPGPGPGSELENVLLVRLLADLRPTRVLSLHSWENAMVNFNGPSEEMAIAMSSRNGLPPKGDIGYPTPGSLGTYAGWERLIPTITLEILRGQPPEETWRQHAEALKIGVEYLH
- a CDS encoding 2,3,4,5-tetrahydropyridine-2,6-dicarboxylate N-succinyltransferase — translated: MGEYSELQESIDRFYENRSLLDSDLARATVRQVISLLNDGRIRVALRNGPGDWTVQAWVKKAILLYFGIQQMRSYQAGDLRFYDKIDPRADHSERGLRVVPPAVCRYGAHVEKGAILMPSYVNIGAYVSSGTMVDTWATVGSCAQIGKNVHLSGGVGIGGVLEPPQGRPVIIEDNAFLGSRAIVVEGVMVEEGAVLGASVVLTASTQIIDVSGTTETIYRGRVPARSVVIPGTRAKRFPAGEYGVSCALIIGKRSDSTDQKTSLETALREFEVSV
- a CDS encoding DUF1698 domain-containing protein — protein: MKDGRLQSDYFNVIGGVVSVGAADELDELQRKYLGQALQSLGAQRKGPFSLFGERIDAAWRSDIKWRRVAELIGSFHDLVVCDVGANNGYYLYCLAQAGVASALGLEIAAQPLQFWNFVSSIHQPSCISMEEQGYERLASLDSTFDLILLMGILYHHSDPVRILRLCRDALRPGGRLLVETMSLPGGLATGPLLLCPRARFAGMRGVWQVPAVQAVLNWLERCGFRKVSWHGEYEYMEEHPGIAALPGLRQGLNDDCTLTIEGYPAPRRSYYTAYR